A window of the Candidatus Nitrosotalea okcheonensis genome harbors these coding sequences:
- a CDS encoding NTP transferase domain-containing protein — translation MIGLVMCGGKGTRMKSSKEKLLLLYKKPLIEHVLNALENSEIFSNIVCATSNNAPRTREFVSSLGFDTLETNGNGYVTDLGESLLKFNEPIFVTSGDMPLLDPEIIKKIVKLVNEENAWTSILIRKNFLQSLGLEAEFFVNYGGEEYVYTGISIVDPKQINNIQTVKESYVILDDKRIATNLNTKKDYDLICAT, via the coding sequence ATGATAGGACTAGTTATGTGTGGAGGTAAGGGTACCCGAATGAAATCCTCTAAGGAAAAATTACTTTTACTTTATAAAAAACCATTGATAGAACATGTTCTAAATGCTTTAGAAAATTCAGAAATATTCTCTAATATAGTATGTGCTACAAGTAATAATGCTCCAAGGACTCGTGAGTTTGTTTCTAGTTTGGGTTTTGATACATTAGAAACAAATGGAAATGGATATGTCACTGATCTAGGAGAATCTCTGTTAAAGTTCAATGAACCAATTTTTGTAACTTCTGGAGACATGCCTCTTTTAGATCCTGAGATAATTAAAAAAATTGTAAAACTAGTAAATGAAGAAAATGCGTGGACAAGCATATTGATACGAAAAAATTTTCTTCAATCTCTTGGATTGGAAGCAGAATTTTTTGTTAATTATGGTGGTGAAGAATATGTCTATACTGGAATTTCTATAGTAGATCCTAAACAGATAAACAACATACAAACTGTGAAGGAGTCTTACGTTATTCTTGATGATAAAAGAATAGCTACCAACCTGAATACAAAGAAAGATTATGACTTAATCTGTGCTACCTAA
- the thsB gene encoding thermosome subunit beta gives MASIQQTPQGPVLVLKESALQQKGRDAQKNNIAAAKLVAELVRTSLGPRGMDKMLVDSLGDVTITNDGATILKEIDVQHPAAKMMVEISKTVDNEVGDGTTSSVVFGGALLAKAEELLEKDVHATVIIEGYQAAAEKALSLLTEMAKQVGTNDKEILLKIAKTSMQSKLISEDSDMLSKLVVDSILQVVEKEAEGNKVDLDNIKVEKKAGGSIRNTQFIKGIVLDKEVVHSGMPTKIEKAKIALLNSALEIEKTEMSAEIRISDPTQMQMFLEEENRMLKSMVDKIHQIGANVLICQKGIDDIAQHYLAKQGILSVRRVKESDMTKLAKATGGRISSNIDDMIPKDLGLADLVEQRKVETDKWVFIEGCKNPKAITLLLRGGSQRVVDEVDRSMHDSLMVVKDVIEKPAVVAGGGAPEEFLASNLKEWADKFEGREQLAIKKYAEALEVIPLTIAENAGMDPINTMVTLRAKHSQGRKWTGIDARNTRVADMFAIDIIEPIVVKEQIIKSATEAACMILRIDDVIASSGGKGGGRGPPMG, from the coding sequence TTGGCATCTATTCAACAAACACCACAAGGACCTGTGTTAGTACTAAAAGAAAGTGCATTACAACAAAAGGGAAGAGACGCACAAAAGAATAACATTGCTGCAGCAAAGCTAGTTGCAGAACTTGTAAGAACAAGTCTTGGTCCACGTGGAATGGACAAAATGCTTGTAGATTCTCTAGGTGATGTTACAATTACAAATGATGGTGCTACTATTCTAAAAGAAATCGATGTTCAACACCCAGCTGCAAAAATGATGGTTGAGATTTCAAAAACTGTTGATAATGAGGTAGGTGATGGTACCACATCTTCTGTAGTATTTGGTGGTGCTTTGTTAGCAAAAGCCGAAGAGCTTCTAGAAAAAGATGTTCATGCTACAGTGATTATTGAAGGATATCAAGCAGCTGCAGAAAAAGCACTTTCACTTCTCACCGAAATGGCAAAACAAGTAGGCACAAATGATAAAGAAATCTTGCTAAAAATTGCAAAAACAAGTATGCAATCAAAGCTTATTTCGGAAGATAGTGACATGTTATCCAAACTTGTAGTTGATTCCATACTCCAAGTTGTAGAAAAGGAAGCAGAAGGAAACAAAGTAGATCTTGATAATATCAAGGTAGAAAAGAAAGCAGGAGGTTCTATTAGAAATACTCAGTTTATCAAAGGCATAGTACTTGACAAGGAAGTTGTCCACAGCGGCATGCCTACTAAAATAGAAAAGGCAAAGATTGCATTACTTAATTCAGCTTTAGAGATTGAAAAAACGGAGATGAGCGCAGAAATTAGAATTAGTGACCCAACGCAAATGCAGATGTTCCTTGAGGAAGAAAATAGAATGCTCAAATCAATGGTAGATAAAATTCACCAAATTGGCGCAAATGTATTGATTTGTCAAAAGGGTATAGATGACATCGCACAGCATTATCTAGCTAAACAAGGTATACTTTCAGTTAGAAGAGTAAAAGAAAGTGATATGACAAAGCTTGCCAAGGCAACTGGAGGTAGAATCAGTAGTAATATCGATGACATGATTCCAAAGGACTTGGGTCTAGCAGATCTTGTAGAACAAAGAAAAGTGGAGACAGACAAATGGGTCTTCATTGAAGGCTGTAAGAATCCCAAAGCCATTACATTGTTGCTTAGAGGAGGATCTCAAAGAGTTGTGGACGAAGTTGATAGATCAATGCATGATTCTCTGATGGTTGTAAAAGATGTGATAGAAAAGCCAGCAGTTGTGGCTGGAGGTGGTGCACCAGAAGAATTCTTGGCATCAAATCTAAAGGAATGGGCAGATAAATTTGAAGGAAGAGAACAACTTGCAATTAAGAAATACGCTGAAGCTTTAGAGGTAATTCCATTAACAATTGCAGAAAATGCAGGAATGGATCCAATCAATACCATGGTTACACTTCGCGCAAAACATAGTCAAGGAAGAAAATGGACAGGTATTGATGCAAGAAACACTAGAGTTGCAGACATGTTTGCAATTGATATTATAGAACCAATTGTAGTAAAGGAACAGATAATAAAATCTGCAACCGAAGCAGCATGTATGATACTTAGAATTGATGACGTCATTGCCTCATCCGGTGGAAAAGGTGGCGGAAGAGGTCCACCGATGGGCTAA
- the cobS gene encoding adenosylcobinamide-GDP ribazoletransferase — protein MFKGISSVVSFLTIIPSKNSELETVAKNMYLFPVAGALIGLIIGASGYGLSLFLQPLITGLILTGALAIITGMHHTDALCDFADGIMAKGTKEKKLQAMRDPAVGSAGVMTVVLYAGGMILAISMIKGFALFEAILLSELMAKLSMVIQANRGLSAWQGLSSPFTQYMKDPRKLVVAVLLTITPAVILAGVTGVFVVISCVGLSFLLLVIANRSFGGISGDVFGASNELVRLASLLIFASV, from the coding sequence ATGTTTAAGGGAATATCATCAGTAGTATCATTTCTAACCATTATCCCTTCTAAGAATAGCGAACTAGAAACTGTAGCGAAAAACATGTATCTTTTTCCAGTTGCGGGAGCTTTGATTGGCCTAATTATTGGTGCATCAGGTTATGGGTTATCGTTATTTCTACAACCATTGATTACTGGCTTGATCTTAACTGGAGCACTTGCTATAATCACCGGAATGCATCATACTGATGCACTCTGTGATTTTGCAGATGGAATTATGGCAAAGGGAACAAAAGAAAAAAAACTTCAAGCAATGAGAGACCCAGCAGTTGGCTCTGCAGGTGTAATGACAGTTGTTCTATATGCAGGAGGTATGATACTAGCTATCTCCATGATCAAGGGTTTTGCATTGTTTGAGGCAATACTGTTAAGTGAACTCATGGCTAAACTATCAATGGTAATACAGGCAAATCGTGGGCTTTCTGCTTGGCAAGGACTCAGTTCGCCATTTACCCAATATATGAAGGATCCGCGAAAACTTGTTGTAGCTGTACTATTGACAATAACACCGGCTGTAATTTTGGCAGGAGTTACAGGCGTATTTGTAGTAATATCCTGTGTAGGATTATCTTTTCTATTGCTTGTCATTGCAAACAGAAGCTTTGGAGGAATTTCAGGTGATGTGTTTGGTGCAAGCAATGAGTTAGTAAGATTGGCATCACTACTGATTTTTGCATCTGTATGA
- a CDS encoding carbohydrate kinase family protein has product MEKSKLGGSIRGIPQTDLKGGNATNVAYALARLGCPVSLITIADKISTQILKETFSEFDKVLLSIIDGKPGRTTSLEFNNAESIVNVMISDLGDNENFGPEKLGMEEQNMLASADAVIMTNWASNKKGTELSQFAFSQSASAFHLLDPADIQSRSEEFKQTLPKLVDYLNSICVNENECNVLLKQSELDVISGEKETKKLVQELAKRYSIPVDLHTSTGSYWSNGKEVEYAKSFQVQPKFVTGAGDVWDAANVIGYLASLSDLERLQFANGAASLYVSNSLGIPPTMDEVLSFVRANSQ; this is encoded by the coding sequence TTGGAAAAAAGCAAATTGGGTGGAAGTATTCGTGGAATTCCACAAACAGATCTAAAGGGCGGAAATGCAACAAATGTTGCATATGCTCTTGCAAGACTTGGTTGTCCAGTATCATTGATTACAATTGCAGATAAGATTAGCACTCAAATACTAAAAGAAACTTTTTCTGAATTTGACAAAGTCTTGTTGTCTATAATTGATGGAAAACCAGGACGAACTACATCGCTTGAATTTAACAATGCTGAAAGCATTGTGAATGTAATGATTTCTGATTTAGGCGATAATGAAAACTTTGGACCTGAAAAACTTGGAATGGAGGAACAGAATATGCTAGCAAGTGCCGACGCAGTAATTATGACAAATTGGGCAAGCAACAAAAAAGGAACAGAATTATCACAGTTTGCATTTTCACAATCTGCATCAGCTTTTCATCTTTTGGATCCAGCTGATATACAATCAAGATCCGAAGAATTCAAACAAACACTACCAAAACTTGTGGATTACCTAAATTCTATATGTGTAAATGAGAATGAGTGTAATGTTCTTCTAAAACAGTCAGAACTAGACGTAATTTCTGGAGAAAAAGAAACCAAAAAACTTGTACAAGAGTTGGCCAAGAGATATTCTATACCTGTTGATCTTCATACCTCTACTGGATCATACTGGTCAAATGGAAAAGAAGTAGAATATGCAAAATCTTTTCAAGTTCAACCCAAATTTGTAACAGGAGCTGGGGATGTTTGGGATGCCGCAAACGTGATTGGATACCTTGCAAGTTTGAGCGATCTTGAAAGACTACAGTTTGCAAATGGTGCGGCTTCCCTATATGTTAGCAATTCTCTTGGAATTCCACCGACAATGGATGAAGTTTTGTCGTTTGTTAGGGCTAATAGTCAATAG
- a CDS encoding PKD domain-containing protein → MNYKFFVAILAAMIFSAVLPTISANAQTSSSNYYSASQALQQCIQQFQGSDHVYCTNFYTSDVARSGTLNQYFLQGSLANSIVVYENTKVTLSGLKSTTPDVGKTLTYQWGQVSGNAITFTPSSTAPVISFVAPSVPANEVKSLKLSLTVNDGYGLNDTTTFNVVVLHVNHPPVVTVSPDQVVDEGASVSLMATATDQDNDPLTLAWGQYSGSTVQLSSISTTGTSFIAPAVAPGQTATLLFVFTADDGNGGKAAAMTKVTVKSTHQDPTVTCQDASVNSNSLVRLPVSVANPSGDTISYYWRQISGQPVQLSSSTDMSPTFVAPTPSGTSGTLQFTLDVSDNMVNIPSCSVTVKINNLPPAGQPPVANAGPDQTVSPNSRVVLDGSASTGDGITYKWKQISGDPVILILGNTANPSFYSPSADYGQQKVVEFKLTVSNPYGTDTSTVKITIVQDSQPPTARINVAP, encoded by the coding sequence TTGAATTACAAATTTTTTGTTGCAATACTAGCTGCAATGATTTTCTCTGCAGTGTTGCCAACAATATCTGCTAATGCTCAAACCAGCTCATCAAACTATTATAGTGCATCACAAGCCCTTCAACAATGTATTCAACAATTTCAAGGTTCAGATCATGTTTACTGTACCAATTTCTATACGTCTGATGTTGCAAGGTCAGGTACATTAAACCAGTATTTCCTACAAGGCTCTCTTGCAAATAGCATTGTAGTATATGAAAACACAAAAGTTACACTTTCTGGTCTCAAATCAACAACTCCTGATGTTGGAAAGACACTTACCTATCAATGGGGCCAAGTTTCTGGCAATGCAATAACATTTACTCCAAGTTCTACTGCTCCAGTGATATCTTTCGTCGCTCCTTCAGTACCTGCAAATGAAGTCAAGTCATTGAAATTATCATTAACTGTTAATGATGGATATGGATTAAATGATACTACAACATTTAATGTTGTGGTTTTACATGTTAACCATCCTCCGGTTGTTACAGTAAGTCCTGATCAAGTCGTAGACGAGGGAGCTTCGGTATCTCTCATGGCTACCGCAACAGATCAAGATAATGATCCATTAACACTAGCATGGGGTCAATACTCTGGTTCTACTGTACAATTATCATCAATCAGCACTACTGGCACATCATTTATCGCTCCAGCTGTAGCGCCTGGTCAAACTGCAACTTTACTATTCGTATTCACTGCAGATGATGGAAATGGAGGCAAGGCAGCAGCCATGACAAAGGTTACTGTTAAAAGCACTCACCAAGATCCTACTGTAACATGTCAAGATGCTTCTGTTAATTCTAATTCTCTAGTTAGGTTGCCAGTATCAGTTGCAAACCCAAGTGGTGATACAATCTCATACTATTGGAGACAAATTTCTGGACAGCCAGTACAATTATCTTCTAGTACCGACATGAGTCCAACATTTGTAGCACCAACTCCAAGTGGTACAAGTGGTACACTTCAATTCACACTAGATGTATCTGACAACATGGTTAATATTCCATCATGTTCTGTTACTGTAAAAATCAACAACCTCCCACCAGCAGGACAACCACCGGTTGCTAATGCAGGCCCAGATCAAACAGTCTCACCAAATAGCAGAGTCGTATTAGATGGTAGTGCTAGCACAGGTGATGGTATAACATACAAGTGGAAACAAATCAGCGGTGACCCAGTCATTCTAATATTGGGTAATACTGCTAATCCATCATTCTACTCACCGTCTGCTGACTATGGTCAACAAAAAGTAGTGGAGTTCAAACTTACCGTGAGCAACCCATATGGTACAGATACCAGCACAGTAAAGATTACAATAGTTCAGGACAGTCAACCACCGACTGCCAGAATAAACGTAGCACCCTAG
- the guaA gene encoding glutamine-hydrolyzing GMP synthase: MDKIIVLDFGSQYSHLICRRIREFSVYSELVPYDISLEELQKMNPKGIVFSGGPASVYNKDSPQPTNGIFEIGLPVLGICYGHQLIVNKFGGKVKSSHKEYGSSLLSIDNNSDLLADMGQSTRAWMSHGDAAETLPEGFTVIGHTENSFAAAIANKQKMVYGIQFHPEVIHTENGIQVLKNFVLNICKAKQDWTLENFIESTVSDISKIDGNVLCGISGGVDSTVAALLIQKAIGNRLGCVFVDNGLLRMNEEIEVENMFENNFGMNFTVINAKERFLTRLEGVTDPEQKRKIVGEEFIKIFTEFAEKNGPFKWLAQGTLYPDVIESGVSKGPAAVIKTHHNVGGLPSWLNLQVLEPLRFLYKDEVRKVGKILGVPDKLLYRHPFPGPGLAVRIMGEVTPEKLQITKQASKIVEDELVSSGWHGKVWQAYAAVGDDRAVGVVGDERRYGHVVLVRIVDSIDAMTADWTRLPSEILERISNRITNEVEDVAWVSYVISSKPPATIEPQ; the protein is encoded by the coding sequence ATGGACAAGATAATTGTATTAGATTTTGGTTCGCAGTATAGTCACCTCATTTGTAGAAGAATTAGAGAATTTTCAGTCTACTCAGAACTTGTTCCGTATGATATATCATTGGAAGAACTACAGAAAATGAATCCCAAGGGCATAGTATTCAGCGGAGGACCTGCAAGTGTATACAATAAAGATTCACCACAACCGACAAACGGAATATTTGAGATAGGACTTCCAGTACTTGGCATATGTTATGGCCACCAATTAATTGTAAATAAATTTGGAGGTAAAGTAAAGAGTTCTCACAAGGAATATGGATCTTCCTTGCTTAGCATAGACAACAATTCTGATCTGCTAGCAGACATGGGTCAATCAACAAGAGCTTGGATGAGCCATGGCGATGCTGCTGAAACTTTACCAGAGGGATTTACTGTAATAGGTCATACCGAGAATTCTTTTGCAGCTGCAATCGCAAACAAGCAAAAAATGGTATATGGCATCCAGTTTCACCCAGAGGTAATTCACACTGAAAATGGAATTCAAGTTCTCAAGAATTTTGTCCTAAACATATGTAAAGCAAAACAAGACTGGACCTTAGAGAATTTCATAGAATCAACAGTATCAGACATTTCAAAGATTGATGGTAATGTATTGTGTGGAATAAGTGGAGGTGTTGACTCTACAGTAGCTGCATTGTTGATTCAAAAAGCAATAGGAAACAGACTCGGGTGTGTTTTTGTAGATAATGGCCTTTTACGAATGAATGAAGAGATAGAGGTAGAAAACATGTTTGAAAATAATTTTGGGATGAATTTTACAGTAATAAATGCCAAAGAAAGATTTCTCACAAGACTTGAAGGAGTAACTGATCCTGAACAGAAACGAAAGATTGTAGGAGAAGAATTTATCAAAATATTCACAGAATTTGCTGAGAAGAACGGTCCCTTCAAATGGTTGGCCCAAGGTACACTCTATCCAGATGTCATAGAAAGTGGAGTTTCAAAAGGCCCTGCAGCAGTAATTAAAACCCATCATAATGTTGGCGGATTACCTTCATGGTTGAACTTGCAAGTTTTGGAACCACTCAGATTCTTGTACAAGGATGAGGTAAGAAAAGTTGGTAAGATCCTGGGTGTTCCAGATAAACTCCTTTATCGCCATCCGTTTCCCGGACCTGGCCTTGCAGTAAGAATAATGGGTGAAGTCACTCCAGAGAAATTGCAGATTACAAAACAGGCAAGCAAGATTGTAGAAGATGAGCTTGTATCATCAGGATGGCATGGAAAGGTTTGGCAAGCATATGCAGCAGTTGGAGATGATAGAGCTGTAGGAGTAGTTGGTGATGAAAGAAGATATGGTCATGTAGTTCTTGTTAGGATAGTTGATTCTATTGATGCCATGACTGCAGACTGGACAAGATTACCGTCTGAGATACTTGAAAGAATCAGTAATAGAATCACAAATGAAGTAGAAGATGTAGCTTGGGTTAGCTATGTAATTTCAAGTAAACCACCTGCTACAATAGAGCCTCAGTAA
- a CDS encoding adenine deaminase: MGKSKADVVLKNCRLVNVFSREIIPQIHVAIKKDRIAYVGKDASHTVGEKTGVIDLQDRYITPGFVDSHVHIDQYVLPSELAKKSLLSGTTALFADPIDIVSVCGYRGFKEFVKMTQRLPIRVYHVIPGGLPVDRKFSHARTLTKKEELKGLDIENVVGLGEVFSWTKVTTRDPNTMKSISNVLETNGIINGHTAGASDKKLNAYIASGIFSCHEPIDYDQVLERLRLGMWVMMREGSIRRDLDKILPSTLSHKTYLDRLMFCTDGVNPKDIVDYGMIDHCIRKSISIGMDPIDAITIASRNSFEYYGMSKDLGAIAPGKLADILVFDDLEKIKPNKVFVGGKLMVDNNSLVVDTPRTIIPDWMRKTVKTGIKFGEKDFVIPCKENIAQALIIKLDTEIITKMDQEELQVIDGNVVTSYDKDVWKVAAIDRTYGTGKKSVAFLRNFGADVGAFGCTQSFHENDMIIVGSNEKDMAFVANTLTKMQGGMLVAKNGNILSKFSLPLAGLISSLSFEKTLDEYASIDSKLIETGCKFKNPHLIPLFLPFLALPEIRILYTGVVDVKNRRYLKILNR; the protein is encoded by the coding sequence ATGGGCAAAAGCAAGGCAGATGTTGTCTTAAAAAACTGTAGGCTGGTTAATGTATTCTCAAGGGAAATTATACCTCAAATTCATGTGGCAATCAAAAAAGATAGAATTGCATATGTAGGAAAAGATGCATCTCATACAGTTGGAGAAAAAACTGGTGTCATTGATCTACAGGATAGATACATCACACCAGGATTTGTAGATTCCCATGTACACATAGATCAATATGTTCTTCCATCAGAACTTGCAAAAAAATCACTTCTATCAGGTACTACTGCTTTGTTTGCAGATCCGATTGACATTGTAAGTGTCTGTGGTTACAGGGGATTCAAGGAATTTGTTAAAATGACACAGCGTCTTCCAATCCGGGTCTATCATGTAATTCCTGGAGGGCTGCCTGTTGATAGAAAATTCAGCCACGCAAGAACATTGACCAAAAAAGAAGAGCTCAAGGGATTGGATATTGAAAACGTGGTTGGATTGGGCGAGGTATTTTCTTGGACCAAAGTCACAACACGAGATCCTAATACTATGAAAAGTATATCCAATGTTTTAGAAACTAATGGCATCATAAATGGTCATACGGCTGGTGCGAGTGATAAAAAACTAAATGCGTACATCGCTTCTGGAATTTTCTCATGTCATGAACCAATTGATTATGATCAAGTCCTAGAACGACTCAGACTTGGAATGTGGGTCATGATGAGAGAAGGTTCTATCAGACGAGACCTAGATAAAATCCTGCCTAGTACATTGTCTCATAAAACGTATCTTGATAGACTTATGTTCTGTACCGACGGGGTTAACCCAAAAGATATTGTAGATTACGGAATGATTGATCATTGTATAAGAAAATCTATCTCTATTGGCATGGATCCAATAGATGCCATAACTATTGCATCAAGAAATTCCTTTGAGTATTACGGCATGAGCAAGGATCTTGGTGCAATAGCACCAGGCAAGTTAGCTGATATTCTAGTCTTTGACGATCTGGAAAAGATCAAACCAAACAAGGTCTTTGTAGGAGGAAAACTGATGGTAGATAACAACAGCCTTGTAGTAGACACACCTAGGACCATAATCCCCGACTGGATGAGAAAAACTGTGAAGACAGGAATAAAGTTTGGAGAAAAAGACTTTGTTATACCGTGCAAGGAGAACATAGCTCAAGCATTGATTATCAAGCTTGATACTGAAATAATAACAAAAATGGATCAGGAAGAGCTTCAGGTAATAGACGGTAATGTAGTGACATCATACGATAAAGATGTGTGGAAGGTAGCTGCCATTGATAGAACATATGGTACTGGAAAAAAATCTGTAGCATTTTTAAGAAATTTTGGTGCTGATGTAGGTGCATTTGGATGCACACAGAGCTTTCATGAAAATGATATGATAATTGTAGGCTCGAATGAAAAAGACATGGCCTTTGTTGCAAATACTCTGACTAAAATGCAAGGTGGTATGCTTGTCGCTAAAAATGGTAACATCTTAAGTAAATTCTCATTACCTCTTGCAGGCCTGATCTCCTCATTATCTTTTGAAAAAACATTAGATGAATACGCTAGTATAGATTCTAAACTAATCGAGACTGGGTGCAAATTTAAAAATCCTCATCTAATACCTCTTTTCTTACCGTTTCTTGCATTACCTGAGATCAGAATCTTATACACAGGTGTTGTAGACGTTAAAAATAGAAGATACTTGAAGATCTTGAATCGATAA
- a CDS encoding 30S ribosomal protein S27e — MKRAHIWIPKPGSKFQRVQCKECGEESVVYSHVSSVVTCKACGNTLAEPTGSIAKVNGKVLGSTD, encoded by the coding sequence ATGAAAAGAGCTCATATTTGGATACCAAAACCAGGAAGTAAATTCCAGAGAGTACAGTGTAAAGAATGTGGAGAAGAGAGTGTTGTTTATTCGCATGTTTCGTCAGTAGTTACGTGCAAGGCATGTGGTAATACTTTAGCAGAGCCAACTGGCTCCATCGCAAAAGTAAATGGAAAAGTTTTAGGTAGCACAGATTAA
- a CDS encoding cobalamin biosynthesis protein — translation MILIPIIAVMFALALDLIFGDPTNRYHPTVWMGKLIGKSIPYIKSQNPITDKINGILLLVLLITMVSILIASLSYSLKYIENLDLSILYKILFMGASIVLVGILLKTTIAIKGMEEHASKIMNSISKNDLDGARVQLSMIVKRDTKNLDKQHVISATLESISENIVDGITGPLFYFSIFGLIGAFVYRTVNTADSMIGYKTEIFRNIGWFTANCDKILNFLPSRLTSLVMVFSCIVLKEDWKHSIHIMKRDGPKTESPNAGYPMATLAGALGIKFEKMEHYVLGDGNSEITERHFRATISIMKVTTILFVLFFTVPVILLLSYLGLMI, via the coding sequence TTGATTCTAATACCAATAATTGCAGTTATGTTTGCACTTGCACTTGATCTTATTTTTGGAGATCCAACAAATCGATATCATCCAACTGTTTGGATGGGCAAATTGATTGGCAAGTCTATACCGTACATAAAATCACAAAATCCAATAACTGACAAAATTAATGGAATTCTTCTTCTTGTTTTGTTGATAACAATGGTATCCATTTTAATTGCTTCATTATCATATTCGTTAAAGTATATAGAAAATCTCGATTTGAGTATACTTTATAAAATTTTATTCATGGGTGCAAGCATTGTCCTAGTAGGAATTCTTCTAAAGACTACTATCGCAATAAAGGGAATGGAAGAACATGCCTCAAAAATTATGAATTCTATATCGAAAAATGACCTAGATGGTGCTAGAGTACAACTTTCGATGATAGTAAAGCGTGATACCAAGAATTTGGATAAACAGCATGTAATTTCTGCAACACTAGAAAGCATTAGCGAAAACATCGTTGACGGAATAACTGGTCCGCTCTTCTATTTTTCAATTTTTGGTTTGATTGGTGCGTTTGTCTATAGAACTGTAAACACTGCAGACTCTATGATAGGATACAAAACGGAAATATTTAGAAACATAGGTTGGTTTACTGCGAACTGTGATAAAATACTTAATTTTCTTCCCTCGAGACTCACAAGTCTTGTAATGGTATTTTCCTGTATTGTACTAAAGGAAGATTGGAAACACTCTATTCATATTATGAAAAGAGATGGTCCAAAGACTGAAAGTCCAAACGCTGGTTATCCAATGGCTACTCTGGCTGGTGCACTTGGAATAAAATTTGAAAAGATGGAACATTATGTACTAGGTGATGGTAATTCTGAGATAACTGAAAGACATTTTAGAGCTACGATTTCTATAATGAAGGTAACTACAATATTGTTCGTTTTATTTTTTACAGTTCCTGTGATTTTGCTTTTGTCATATCTTGGGTTGATGATTTAA
- a CDS encoding 50S ribosomal protein L44e, which translates to MNMPKEINRYCPKCKKHTLHKVSIYKAGKRRGSAIGERRHAEDKKGYGGQKFPKLAKPAKTTKKITPIMTCPECKKKWNVSGIRLRKLELVA; encoded by the coding sequence ATGAACATGCCGAAGGAGATCAATAGGTATTGCCCCAAGTGTAAGAAACATACGTTACACAAGGTCTCCATATACAAGGCGGGAAAGAGAAGAGGTTCTGCTATCGGTGAAAGAAGACATGCCGAAGACAAGAAAGGTTATGGCGGTCAGAAATTTCCAAAGTTAGCAAAGCCAGCAAAGACTACTAAGAAGATTACACCTATCATGACATGTCCAGAATGTAAGAAGAAGTGGAATGTATCTGGAATAAGACTGAGAAAATTGGAGTTAGTTGCATAA